A genomic window from Ferviditalea candida includes:
- a CDS encoding dienelactone hydrolase family protein gives MTVHTEWKMFSGKTGDCRAYFASMEPVAEPRPAVLIIQEIWGVDAHIRDVAGRFAAAGYVAIAPELFAVNGVTPEPHTEERLAEAKAFLHSIPHSAWFNPRERETAILGQPADRQDRLRETLDLLFGLLNPAAQSGRLAGILADTAEYARNTYEKTKGMPVASVGFCMGGALSAVLATRDPLHAGSVVFYGRPPQEGIADIQCPVLGFYGGQDPNITNLIPGFQEEMKKHGKAFEAVVYPDAKHAFYNDTNPTYDVNSARDAFARSLVFLNRVVGQ, from the coding sequence ATGACCGTACATACGGAATGGAAAATGTTCTCGGGAAAAACCGGCGATTGCCGCGCTTACTTTGCTTCTATGGAGCCTGTTGCCGAACCGCGGCCGGCCGTGCTGATCATTCAGGAAATATGGGGAGTTGACGCGCATATTCGGGATGTTGCGGGCCGATTTGCCGCTGCCGGTTATGTGGCCATCGCGCCCGAGCTGTTCGCCGTTAACGGAGTGACCCCTGAGCCGCATACTGAGGAGCGGTTGGCCGAAGCGAAAGCATTCCTTCATTCGATTCCGCATTCGGCCTGGTTCAACCCGCGGGAGCGGGAAACGGCTATTCTGGGGCAGCCCGCTGACCGGCAGGACCGGCTCCGGGAGACGCTGGATTTGTTGTTCGGCCTGCTCAACCCCGCCGCCCAATCCGGTCGGCTGGCCGGCATTTTGGCCGATACGGCCGAGTATGCACGCAACACTTATGAGAAAACGAAGGGCATGCCCGTTGCTTCCGTCGGCTTCTGCATGGGCGGCGCCCTGTCGGCCGTTTTGGCGACACGGGACCCGCTGCACGCCGGTTCGGTCGTATTTTACGGGCGTCCGCCTCAAGAGGGGATAGCCGATATTCAGTGTCCGGTACTCGGCTTCTACGGGGGGCAGGATCCGAATATCACCAACCTGATCCCCGGCTTCCAAGAGGAGATGAAAAAGCATGGCAAAGCTTTTGAAGCGGTGGTGTATCCCGATGCGAAGCATGCCTTCTACAACGATACGAACCCGACATATGACGTCAATTCTGCCCGCGATGCGTTTGCGCGGTCGCTCGTCTTTTTGAACCGGGTGGTAGGACAGTAA